A region of the Drosophila subobscura isolate 14011-0131.10 chromosome J, UCBerk_Dsub_1.0, whole genome shotgun sequence genome:
CCTGGAGATAACGTGTAGGTGGGTAGCGTTCGAAGTGATTAAAGTACCAAATAATAGCAAACACTTATTACTTATTCCCTTTGAACCCAAAACTAAAGGTTGGGTGAGTTATCTCTTCCAttaatgtatgcatgtacatatcctgataaaatatattcaacaTAAAACACGTGTTCTCTGTGATCATTTAATAAGCTGATTTGACATCGGTTTGATAGCTGATAAAATATGGTTTATGGCCTCGTGCCTTTCTACATACGAATGCGACACGTTTTGCCTATAGAAATTGCAGTAGGTCACCCAGTTTGGGTAGATAAAAATCTGGCTGGGGCAGATGGCCGTTCCGCTGCAGGATATCCAGTGGAAAGCTGCCAGTCCCGACCAGCAGTGATTGCATGCCACAGTTTCTGGCAAAGGCGATATCCATTTTCGGGCTGAAATgagaaaacagcaacacatTAGACACTGAATAGACGCGGTAATCCTGCTTACCAATCGCCTATCATCAGCGTGCGTTGCGGCCGCAGGGCGCCGGACTGAATCAATGGTTCAAGGACGACAGGATTTGGCTTTCCCATTTCCAAGGCCTCACGGCCCGCACACGCCTCGATGCCAGCCACAAAGGCGGCGGTGCCGGGAATGCAGACGGTGGGATACTTGTGCACAGCATCTCTGTTGGTAACCAGAAAGGCAGAGTTCTCGTTGCGGCAGAGGATGTGACAGGCACGGGCCATTTTGCAGTAGCTAAAGTGTTCATCCCAGCCCACCACAACGGCACCCACATTGTCGGCCGCCTCGGGCTTGGTAAGCTCTCGCATTGCAAAGTCCTGCCATTTGTCGCCCTTGCCCAACGGCTCCTCCGCCCCGGCCCCGTAGCTGTCGATGCCGTTTTCCCTTAGCTCCCTGCCAATGGCTGCATTGCCCACCACATAGACcttgtgtttgctgctgtcgAAGTCTGGAAGCTGCTTCAGATGATCCACAATGGTGGCCGTGGGCGAAATGATGTGCTGGTCATTTGGCACTTGGAAGCCCAGCCGCTGAGCCCGCCCGAACAGTTCACTTCGTGTTTTCAGTCCATtgttggtgatcagatagacaCGTTTTCCGTGATGATTCTGCAGGGCATTCAACACAGCCGCTGCACCCTCGATTTCCGTATCATCCTGCCATATGGTGCCTGTGTGGGGTGGGATGATTGAGCTTGTAATTCGAAACCCCAACGGTCTGAACAGTCGCATGTATCGATAGCGATAACAAAGTTTGACATGTCGCTTGACatgctctcccgctctttcTCTTGAAAAATTACACTcaccgtcgccgtcgctgaGAACCGTATCAAAGCTGCGAAGCCACTCGCTCACCTGCTGCCCGGGCAGGTCCAACAATTTGATAGTAGTGCCACCCTCCATCATTTCTGTAACTGTAACCGCTCACGAAACTGTTTGCGACTCGACTAAATGCACGGTGCGGCCGAGAGATTGCCATACGCAATGCCTGCCATCTCGCTCTGGCCCCAAGGAGCTACACTGCGCTTGCTCGGGCATATCGGCTGGGGACTGTTGCTTGTCGGGcgtgtttaaatattttatttggtagGATAAATTGTACTATTAATTTCTGTTCGTTTGTAGATAGTTCCTGTCTATGTTTGATAAATGTAGAGGCGCTGCGTCATCGTGAATATgcgaatacatacatacagtcataaatatgtacacaagtacacacacacacactagatGTTGAAGTAGTAAAATTAGTAGCTCCCACCCGTCTGGCTGTTCACAATGGCTGGCAGTAGATCCCCCAGCTTGGGCAGGTACACGTCAGGTATGAGCTTCTTGTCCTCTGGATCTTTAGTCTTCCTCCACTGGTCTACATCGCTCAGATGATGTATTCCAGAGCCCACGAGCAGTGTCTGGAAGCCGCAGTTGAATCCCAGTAAAATGTCCGTGTTGGCTCGGTCGCCAATCATCAGGGTTCTGGCTGGATCAATCTTCTTGGGATTCAACAGCGACTCGCAAATGGCAGGATTGGGCTTACCAATCACTGTCGGTGTACGC
Encoded here:
- the LOC117893598 gene encoding pyridoxal phosphate phosphatase, which produces MMEGGTTIKLLDLPGQQVSEWLRSFDTVLSDGDGTIWQDDTEIEGAAAVLNALQNHHGKRVYLITNNGLKTRSELFGRAQRLGFQVPNDQHIISPTATIVDHLKQLPDFDSSKHKVYVVGNAAIGRELRENGIDSYGAGAEEPLGKGDKWQDFAMRELTKPEAADNVGAVVVGWDEHFSYCKMARACHILCRNENSAFLVTNRDAVHKYPTVCIPGTAAFVAGIEACAGREALEMGKPNPVVLEPLIQSGALRPQRTLMIGDCPKMDIAFARNCGMQSLLVGTGSFPLDILQRNGHLPQPDFYLPKLGDLLQFL